The following coding sequences are from one Acidimicrobiales bacterium window:
- a CDS encoding alpha/beta hydrolase gives MAESQAGAGSLGARRARWAGLALAVVVGSAALAGCSSGSDDTSGPTTSFLGDNPAAGPFYQPPDPLPDGDPGDLIRSEPLDGAPDGSRAWRILYLSTGLDDEPIAVSGMVFAPDDASSSSGSTTTAASGATTTTGSDATTTTASSGGGDGRDRPVVAWAHPTTGVADTCAPSVLSDGPSLVAGLDAFLDAGFVVAATDYQGLGTPGLHPYLIGESEGRGTLDAVRAARQIDEAHAGSTVFTWGHSQGGQASLFAGQMAADYAPELELAGVAAAAPAGELAEVFDLDENTVDGIALGGWAMNAFYQVYKDDNPDMDIDQMVTSAGQDALPRLERLCDVIPRQYARIERIATPLIGGFYATDDPASVAPWGDLLTENSPGGDPAGAPVFLAQDSADEVVPERSTNRLVHHLCRQGDTVDYKVYPGLSHTVIGYESAPDALAWMQSILAGDTPPDTCP, from the coding sequence ATGGCGGAATCGCAGGCAGGGGCGGGATCTCTTGGCGCGCGTCGGGCCCGGTGGGCCGGTCTCGCCTTGGCGGTGGTGGTCGGGTCGGCGGCCCTGGCGGGCTGTTCGTCCGGGTCCGACGACACGTCGGGGCCGACCACGTCGTTCCTCGGCGACAACCCTGCCGCCGGCCCGTTCTACCAGCCGCCCGACCCGCTGCCCGACGGCGACCCGGGCGACCTCATCCGCTCCGAGCCGCTCGACGGTGCGCCTGACGGCAGCCGGGCGTGGCGCATCCTCTACCTGTCCACGGGCCTCGACGACGAGCCCATCGCGGTGTCCGGCATGGTCTTCGCCCCCGACGACGCGTCGTCCTCGTCCGGGTCGACGACCACCGCCGCGAGCGGGGCGACCACGACCACCGGCTCCGACGCGACCACGACGACGGCGTCGAGCGGTGGCGGCGACGGTCGTGACCGCCCCGTCGTGGCCTGGGCCCACCCGACGACGGGGGTGGCCGACACCTGCGCCCCGTCGGTGCTGTCCGACGGCCCGTCGCTGGTGGCGGGGCTCGACGCCTTCCTAGACGCGGGCTTCGTGGTGGCCGCCACCGACTACCAGGGCCTCGGCACGCCGGGCCTGCACCCGTACCTGATCGGCGAGTCCGAGGGGCGGGGCACGCTCGACGCCGTCCGGGCCGCCCGCCAGATCGACGAGGCCCACGCCGGTAGCACCGTGTTCACGTGGGGCCACTCGCAAGGTGGGCAGGCGTCGCTGTTCGCGGGCCAGATGGCCGCCGACTACGCCCCCGAGCTGGAGCTGGCCGGTGTCGCCGCGGCGGCGCCGGCGGGCGAGCTGGCCGAGGTGTTCGACCTCGACGAGAACACCGTCGACGGCATCGCCCTCGGTGGGTGGGCCATGAACGCCTTCTACCAGGTGTACAAGGACGACAACCCGGACATGGACATCGACCAGATGGTCACCAGCGCCGGTCAGGACGCGCTCCCGCGGCTCGAGCGGCTGTGCGACGTCATCCCCCGCCAGTACGCCCGCATCGAGCGCATCGCCACGCCGCTCATCGGCGGCTTCTACGCCACCGACGACCCGGCGTCGGTGGCGCCGTGGGGCGACCTGCTCACCGAGAACAGCCCGGGTGGGGACCCCGCCGGCGCGCCGGTGTTCCTGGCGCAGGACAGCGCCGACGAGGTGGTGCCCGAGCGGTCGACCAACCGCCTCGTGCACCACCTCTGCCGGCAGGGCGACACCGTCGACTACAAGGTGTACCCCGGCCTGAGCCACACGGTGATCGGCTACGAGTCGGCCCCCGACGCGCTGGCGTGGATGCAGTCGATCCTCGCCGGCGACACCCCGCCCGACACCTGCCCCTGA